A region of Paenibacillus sp. 37 DNA encodes the following proteins:
- a CDS encoding BclA C-terminal domain-containing protein yields the protein MSDDRKRVNIKAFLEGRSFRAGSPFIPITTSELEQFESILRSLAVAIPAAISQPISANILSLQNGLRQLLTFVNQSGFRAGVKAELQAVLELTIAGSEVVPVPLINLAGNFQNLLDDLLSVTLLLEAPPAEKDKLVGLIRSISISLSRATTTLGTGGITGPAGPQGVPGVPGVPGVPGVPGVKGATGTPGGIGPVGPVGPVGPQGAQGPAGAPGVGLNNITAYDPALGPTYAQGQVVSYEGSLYVANVNGPLGTPGSSPDYTLLLSGGTNGATGATGAGLTGAVAFNPALAPGYPAGQVITYNGSTYITSVDGPLGTPGSSSDYTLIAAAGATGATGATGAGLSGIVPFDPALAPTYAAGQIVTFGGSTYITNVASPTGTPGSSPDYTLLAGAGPTGATGVTGATGAGLTGLVPFDPAVAPTYPAGQVVTFNGSTYIANIASPTGTPDTSPDYTLLAGAGATGVTGATGVGVTGSTGVAGASGVTGATGVGLSGILPFDPAAAPTYPAGQVVTFNDSTYIANVAAPTGTPGTSPDYTLLAGAGATGVTGATGVGVTGSTGASGVTGATGVGLSGIVPFDPAVAPTYPAGQVVTFNDSTYIANVASPTGTPGTSPDYTLLAGAGATGVTGATGVGVTGSTGASGVTGATGIGLSGILPFNSAVAPTYPAGQVVTFNGSTYIANVASPTGTPGTSPDYTLLAGVGATGVTGATGFGVTGSTGVTGASGVTGATGVGLNGIVPFDPAVAPTYPAGQVVTFNGSTYIANVASPTGTPGTSPEYTLLAGAGATGVTGATGVGVTGSTGASGVTGATGVGLSGIVPFDPVVAPTYPAGQVVTFNGSTYIANVASPTGTPGTSPDYTLIAGAGATGVTGATGVGVTGSTGETGVSGVTGATGVAGVTGATGITGATGVSVTGVTGVTGETGATGITGATGVGVTGSTGLTGATGETGATGLAGLTGATGETGATGITGATGVGVTGSTGVTGVTGETGATGITGATGVGVTGSTGVTGVTGETGVTGITGVTGVGITGSTGSTGATGETGATGITGATGVGVTGSTGFTGVTGGTGATGITGATGVGVTGSTGFTGVTGETGATGITGATGVGVTGSTGFTGVTGETGATGITGATGVGVTGSTGVTGVTGETGATGITGATGVGVTGSTGFTGATGETGATGITGATGVGVTGSTGVTGATGETGATGITGATGVGVTGSTGVTGATGETGATGITGATGVGVTGSTGATGATGETGATGITGATGVGVTGSTGATGATGETGATGITGATGVGVTGSTGATGVTGGTGATGITGATGVGVTGSTGATGATGETGATGITGATGVGVTGSTGVTGVTGETGATGITGATGVGVTGSTGATSATGGTGATGITGATGVGVTGSTGATGATGETGATGITGATGVGVTGSTGATGTTGVTGATGTSVTSNSAFAENTNGTIVVILGGTLVPLPNNQNIGTGITVNGTNDTFTLANAGRYYISYKINLTAALAIQSRVLLNGTAIPASVVSPVLSLSQLQSDFMVTVTAGSTIQLQLFGLVGTAILSPPGSTLNIIQLS from the coding sequence ATGTCCGATGATCGAAAAAGGGTCAATATTAAAGCTTTCCTGGAAGGCAGATCTTTTAGAGCAGGCTCTCCGTTTATTCCAATAACCACAAGCGAACTGGAGCAGTTTGAATCCATACTGCGTTCTTTGGCTGTGGCTATTCCTGCTGCAATTAGTCAGCCGATTTCAGCCAATATACTGTCATTACAGAATGGATTACGCCAGTTACTTACTTTTGTAAATCAATCCGGATTTCGTGCCGGAGTAAAGGCAGAATTACAAGCCGTATTGGAATTAACGATTGCAGGTTCAGAGGTTGTCCCTGTTCCTCTTATTAATCTCGCAGGTAACTTTCAAAACTTACTGGATGACTTGTTAAGTGTGACGCTGCTTCTGGAAGCACCACCTGCAGAAAAAGATAAACTTGTAGGATTAATTCGATCGATCTCCATATCGCTAAGCCGTGCGACGACAACTCTTGGAACTGGAGGGATTACCGGACCAGCCGGCCCCCAGGGAGTGCCAGGAGTCCCGGGGGTACCAGGTGTCCCGGGAGTCCCTGGGGTGAAAGGGGCTACTGGCACACCGGGAGGAATTGGACCAGTAGGACCGGTCGGCCCAGTTGGTCCACAGGGAGCACAGGGTCCGGCAGGAGCACCTGGTGTGGGTTTGAACAATATTACTGCATATGATCCTGCACTGGGACCAACTTATGCTCAAGGTCAAGTAGTAAGCTACGAGGGTAGTCTTTATGTTGCCAATGTGAACGGTCCCTTGGGTACACCCGGAAGTTCTCCAGACTACACTCTTTTGCTGTCGGGTGGAACGAATGGAGCAACGGGAGCAACCGGAGCTGGTTTGACAGGAGCCGTGGCATTTAATCCAGCGCTCGCCCCGGGTTATCCAGCAGGTCAAGTCATTACGTATAACGGTAGTACTTACATTACGAGTGTAGATGGTCCTCTAGGAACACCAGGATCTTCATCGGATTACACATTAATCGCTGCTGCGGGGGCGACTGGTGCAACTGGAGCCACAGGTGCAGGATTAAGCGGCATCGTGCCATTCGATCCCGCATTAGCACCAACATATGCAGCTGGACAAATCGTCACGTTTGGTGGCAGTACTTATATTACAAATGTCGCTTCGCCAACGGGTACGCCAGGAAGTTCTCCAGACTATACATTGCTTGCAGGTGCAGGGCCTACAGGAGCCACAGGTGTAACGGGAGCAACCGGGGCGGGATTGACAGGCCTTGTGCCATTTGATCCAGCCGTAGCCCCAACGTATCCAGCGGGTCAGGTTGTAACGTTTAACGGCAGTACGTATATTGCGAATATAGCATCGCCAACCGGAACGCCGGATACATCGCCAGATTACACATTGCTTGCTGGCGCTGGAGCAACGGGTGTAACAGGTGCAACTGGAGTTGGAGTAACAGGAAGTACCGGAGTCGCAGGAGCATCAGGAGTGACGGGAGCGACAGGCGTAGGTTTAAGTGGTATCTTGCCATTCGATCCAGCCGCAGCCCCAACGTATCCAGCGGGTCAGGTTGTAACGTTTAACGACAGTACGTATATTGCGAATGTAGCAGCACCAACCGGAACGCCGGGCACATCGCCAGATTACACGTTGCTTGCTGGCGCTGGAGCAACAGGTGTGACGGGTGCAACTGGCGTTGGAGTGACAGGAAGTACCGGAGCATCCGGCGTAACAGGAGCGACAGGTGTAGGTTTGAGTGGCATTGTACCATTCGATCCAGCCGTAGCCCCAACGTATCCAGCGGGTCAGGTTGTAACGTTTAACGACAGTACGTATATTGCGAATGTGGCATCACCAACGGGAACACCGGGTACCTCACCAGATTACACGTTGCTTGCTGGCGCTGGAGCAACAGGTGTGACGGGTGCAACTGGTGTTGGAGTAACAGGAAGTACCGGAGCATCCGGCGTAACAGGAGCGACAGGTATAGGTTTAAGTGGTATCTTGCCATTCAATTCAGCCGTAGCCCCGACGTATCCAGCGGGTCAGGTTGTAACGTTCAACGGCAGTACCTATATTGCGAATGTAGCATCGCCAACCGGAACACCGGGGACTTCACCGGATTACACATTGCTTGCGGGCGTGGGAGCAACAGGTGTTACAGGAGCAACCGGCTTTGGAGTAACGGGAAGTACCGGAGTCACGGGAGCATCGGGCGTAACAGGAGCGACAGGCGTAGGTTTAAATGGCATTGTACCATTCGATCCAGCCGTAGCCCCAACGTATCCAGCGGGCCAGGTTGTAACGTTCAACGGCAGTACGTATATTGCGAATGTGGCATCGCCAACCGGAACGCCGGGCACATCGCCGGAGTACACGTTGCTTGCGGGCGCAGGAGCGACAGGTGTGACGGGTGCAACTGGCGTTGGAGTGACAGGAAGTACCGGAGCATCCGGCGTAACAGGAGCAACAGGTGTAGGTTTAAGTGGCATTGTACCATTCGATCCAGTCGTAGCCCCAACGTATCCAGCGGGTCAGGTTGTAACGTTCAACGGCAGTACGTATATTGCTAATGTAGCATCACCAACCGGAACGCCGGGCACATCGCCGGATTACACGTTGATCGCTGGAGCGGGAGCAACGGGTGTGACGGGGGCAACTGGCGTTGGAGTGACAGGAAGTACTGGTGAAACAGGAGTATCCGGCGTAACAGGAGCGACTGGTGTTGCGGGGGTGACTGGGGCGACGGGAATTACAGGAGCCACAGGAGTAAGTGTAACAGGAGTAACTGGTGTCACTGGCGAAACAGGAGCGACAGGGATAACCGGAGCAACGGGAGTTGGCGTAACCGGCAGTACCGGATTAACAGGTGCAACGGGTGAAACGGGAGCGACGGGTCTTGCAGGGTTAACCGGAGCCACTGGTGAAACAGGAGCAACAGGTATAACGGGGGCAACGGGAGTCGGAGTAACAGGAAGTACCGGGGTAACGGGTGTGACTGGTGAAACGGGAGCGACAGGTATAACCGGAGCAACGGGAGTCGGCGTAACGGGAAGTACCGGAGTTACTGGTGTCACTGGTGAAACAGGAGTAACAGGTATAACTGGGGTCACAGGAGTCGGCATAACGGGAAGTACCGGGTCAACGGGTGCCACTGGTGAAACAGGAGCAACAGGTATAACCGGAGCCACGGGAGTCGGCGTAACAGGAAGTACCGGATTTACTGGTGTCACTGGTGGAACGGGAGCGACAGGCATAACTGGAGCAACGGGAGTCGGAGTAACAGGAAGTACCGGATTTACTGGTGTCACTGGTGAAACGGGAGCGACAGGCATAACTGGAGCAACGGGAGTCGGAGTAACAGGAAGTACCGGATTTACTGGTGTCACTGGTGAAACGGGAGCGACAGGCATAACTGGAGCCACAGGAGTCGGCGTAACAGGAAGTACCGGAGTTACTGGTGTGACTGGTGAAACGGGAGCGACAGGTATAACCGGAGCCACGGGAGTCGGCGTAACAGGAAGTACCGGATTTACTGGTGCGACTGGGGAAACAGGAGCGACAGGTATAACTGGAGCCACAGGAGTCGGCGTAACAGGAAGTACCGGAGTTACTGGTGCGACTGGGGAAACAGGAGCGACAGGTATAACCGGAGCCACAGGAGTCGGCGTAACAGGAAGTACCGGAGTTACTGGTGCGACTGGGGAAACAGGAGCGACAGGTATAACCGGAGCCACAGGAGTCGGCGTAACGGGAAGCACGGGGGCAACTGGTGCGACTGGGGAAACAGGAGCGACAGGTATAACCGGAGCCACAGGAGTCGGCGTAACGGGAAGCACGGGGGCAACTGGTGCGACTGGGGAAACAGGAGCGACAGGTATAACCGGAGCCACGGGAGTCGGCGTAACGGGAAGCACGGGGGCAACGGGTGTGACTGGGGGAACAGGAGCGACAGGTATAACCGGAGCCACGGGAGTCGGCGTAACAGGAAGTACCGGAGCAACTGGTGCCACTGGTGAAACAGGAGCAACAGGTATAACCGGAGCCACAGGAGTTGGCGTAACGGGAAGTACCGGAGTTACTGGTGTGACTGGTGAAACAGGAGCGACAGGCATAACCGGGGCCACGGGAGTCGGCGTAACAGGAAGTACCGGAGCAACTAGTGCGACTGGGGGAACAGGAGCGACAGGTATAACCGGAGCCACAGGAGTCGGCGTAACGGGAAGCACGGGGGCAACTGGTGCGACTGGGGAAACAGGAGCGACAGGTATTACCGGGGCCACCGGAGTTGGCGTAACGGGAAGTACGGGGGCAACAGGGACAACTGGAGTTACAGGAGCAACGGGAACATCTGTAACATCTAACTCGGCTTTTGCTGAGAACACTAATGGTACGATTGTTGTAATATTGGGTGGTACACTCGTTCCATTACCGAATAACCAAAATATTGGCACAGGTATAACCGTCAATGGGACAAATGACACCTTCACGCTTGCCAATGCAGGTCGTTACTATATCTCATACAAAATAAATCTGACAGCTGCACTTGCTATCCAATCTCGGGTTTTACTTAACGGTACAGCTATTCCAGCGAGTGTAGTATCTCCAGTGCTTTCTCTCAGTCAGCTGCAGTCTGACTTTATGGTTACCGTTACCGCTGGTTCAACAATACAGTTACAATTATTCGGGCTTGTTGGCACAGCTATTCTTTCTCCTCCGGGATCTACACTAAACATTATTCAGTTAAGTTAA
- a CDS encoding ATP-binding protein, with amino-acid sequence MGCVLIALGLFLLPYIDTNFAESESRDIKRLFTYICIIGFSLTTFFALFLFTKITQPMQQLIQAANAIRKGNYGTRLSLVTSDEIGELANTFNHMAAQLEDNIRNLNHEKEHLASVLRSMTDAVVTFDGEGKVILTNPPGEKIMQAWYDLDWERMDEGQESEQSDKTLRDVPEPLLPLFRMVMEQGGDQNSNVHVQQGVWSVQMAPLYADSVIRGAVAVLRDVTEEVRLEKMRRDFVANVSHEIRTPLSMMQGYSEALLDGMATSPEESEELIQVIHDESLRMGRLVKDLLDLARMEAGHTDMVMKEVDLGELLERVYRKFSVRSKEQGIQLHFEFEQPTIELQQADEDRLEQVFTNLLDNAFRHTPTGKNVMISAERVTYLRAPFVRVSVKDQGVGIPSSDLPFIFERFYKADKARVRGESVGTGLGLAIVKNIVDAHQGMITVNSVLGEGTEFILQFPLDSSK; translated from the coding sequence GTGGGTTGTGTACTTATTGCGCTGGGTCTTTTTTTGCTGCCCTACATTGATACGAACTTTGCAGAATCCGAATCCAGAGATATTAAGCGGTTGTTCACCTATATCTGTATAATCGGATTCAGTTTAACCACGTTTTTTGCATTGTTTCTATTCACCAAAATAACGCAGCCCATGCAGCAATTGATTCAGGCAGCCAATGCGATTCGCAAAGGGAATTACGGAACACGTCTCTCCCTGGTAACGAGTGATGAGATTGGTGAACTTGCCAACACATTTAATCATATGGCTGCCCAACTGGAAGATAATATTCGAAACCTTAACCATGAGAAGGAACATTTGGCAAGTGTGCTTCGCAGCATGACCGATGCGGTAGTTACATTTGATGGTGAAGGCAAAGTTATTCTGACGAATCCGCCTGGAGAGAAGATCATGCAGGCATGGTATGATCTCGATTGGGAGAGAATGGACGAAGGACAAGAATCCGAGCAGTCTGACAAGACTTTGCGTGATGTACCTGAGCCCCTTCTCCCTTTGTTCAGAATGGTGATGGAGCAAGGTGGAGACCAGAACTCCAATGTTCACGTACAGCAAGGTGTCTGGTCTGTTCAGATGGCACCGTTGTATGCTGACAGTGTTATCAGAGGGGCTGTGGCTGTCTTGAGAGATGTAACCGAAGAAGTGCGTCTGGAGAAAATGCGGCGTGATTTCGTGGCTAACGTATCTCATGAGATACGAACACCGCTATCCATGATGCAAGGCTACAGTGAAGCCCTTTTGGACGGCATGGCAACCTCACCGGAAGAGAGCGAAGAACTGATCCAGGTCATTCATGATGAGTCCCTCCGGATGGGCAGATTGGTTAAAGACTTGCTTGATCTTGCCCGGATGGAAGCTGGACACACGGACATGGTGATGAAGGAAGTTGACCTTGGAGAATTACTTGAACGTGTATATCGGAAGTTCTCGGTGCGTTCAAAAGAACAGGGAATTCAACTGCACTTTGAGTTCGAACAGCCAACCATTGAACTTCAACAAGCAGATGAGGATCGACTTGAGCAAGTATTTACGAATTTGCTGGATAATGCGTTCAGACATACACCTACTGGCAAAAATGTAATGATCTCAGCAGAGCGGGTCACTTATCTTCGTGCTCCATTTGTCAGAGTTTCTGTGAAGGATCAGGGTGTAGGTATCCCTTCATCTGACTTGCCATTTATTTTCGAACGATTCTACAAAGCAGACAAGGCTCGTGTTCGGGGAGAAAGTGTGGGTACAGGGCTTGGTTTAGCGATTGTGAAAAATATTGTTGATGCGCATCAAGGTATGATTACCGTCAATAGTGTGCTTGGCGAAGGAACAGAGTTTATTTTGCAATTTCCCTTGGATTCATCGAAATAG
- a CDS encoding response regulator transcription factor, translating into MAEHENRILVVDDEERIRRLLKMYLEKEGYEIDEAEDGETALRKATAGDYGLILLDVMLPGMDGVEVCTRLRQVKSTPVLMLTAKGEEINRVQGFEVGADDYVVKPFSPREVIYRVKAILRRSSATAYLSKESNSSNNIVFPHLVIEHDAHRVTAGGEEISLTPKEYELLHYLATSPDKVFSREELLKDVWNYEFFGDLRTVDTHVKRLREKLNKVSPESAAMITTVWGVGYKLEVPK; encoded by the coding sequence ATGGCTGAACATGAGAATCGAATACTGGTCGTGGATGACGAAGAGAGAATCCGCAGGCTTTTAAAAATGTATCTTGAAAAAGAAGGTTATGAAATCGATGAAGCCGAGGATGGGGAAACTGCGCTGCGTAAAGCAACAGCAGGGGACTACGGGCTGATTTTGCTTGATGTGATGTTACCAGGTATGGATGGAGTTGAAGTGTGTACCCGTCTTCGTCAGGTGAAATCAACGCCGGTTTTGATGCTCACTGCAAAAGGTGAAGAGATTAACCGGGTTCAAGGCTTCGAAGTTGGCGCTGATGACTATGTTGTAAAACCATTCAGCCCGCGTGAAGTGATTTATCGTGTCAAAGCGATTTTGCGTCGATCTTCCGCGACAGCTTATCTCTCCAAGGAGAGCAATTCGAGTAACAACATCGTGTTCCCGCATCTGGTTATTGAGCATGATGCCCACCGGGTAACCGCTGGTGGCGAAGAGATTAGTCTTACACCAAAAGAATATGAATTACTGCACTACCTGGCAACATCTCCCGACAAAGTTTTCTCCAGAGAAGAATTGCTCAAGGATGTATGGAATTACGAATTCTTTGGCGATCTTCGTACCGTGGATACGCATGTGAAGCGTCTTCGCGAGAAACTTAACAAGGTATCGCCTGAATCGGCGGCCATGATTACGACGGTGTGGGGTGTGGGTTATAAACTGGAAGTACCGAAGTAG
- the ccsA gene encoding cytochrome c biogenesis protein CcsA, with amino-acid sequence MNLLDFSSDAFIVAFFLYCAAFFLYGVAVMGKKWSNRDPLDHMNRWGKRAFIASTVALAAHLVFFATRWAGAGHIPVSNMYEFMSFLSMMIMVAFIVVYAIYRKSLLGLFALPLTIIIMAYAAVFPQEVQPLIPALQSIWLKIHVTLAALGEAFFAVGFAAGFMYLLRTVDFSGKDKSSRRQRGWVEFTLVTIVVVIGFIGTVFAFRAAGYEAVFVQKTVSIDTEVQENSTIEKVNYRMPPIFAPYNSEVESMTPFLGMKKPLLETPSWMNGVNAGRKLNTVVWSLIVGLILYGIVRLLVRRPLGQALQPMMDGIDADDLDEISYRAIAIGFPIFTLGALIFAMIWAQIAWSRFWGWDPKEVWALITWLYYSVYLHLRLSRGWQGQKSAWLAVLGFLVVMFTLVGVNLIIAGLHSYAGAD; translated from the coding sequence ATGAATTTATTGGATTTCAGCAGCGACGCATTTATCGTAGCTTTCTTTCTCTATTGTGCCGCATTCTTTTTATATGGTGTTGCGGTAATGGGCAAAAAATGGAGCAATCGTGATCCTCTGGACCATATGAATCGCTGGGGTAAACGAGCTTTCATTGCCTCGACTGTCGCTTTGGCAGCACATCTTGTATTTTTTGCAACACGATGGGCTGGGGCAGGGCATATCCCGGTTAGTAACATGTACGAGTTTATGTCTTTTCTGTCCATGATGATCATGGTTGCATTTATCGTTGTATACGCCATATATCGGAAGTCACTACTGGGTTTGTTTGCCTTACCACTTACCATCATTATAATGGCTTACGCTGCTGTATTTCCTCAGGAGGTACAGCCGTTAATCCCGGCACTTCAGTCCATCTGGCTGAAAATTCACGTGACGTTGGCTGCACTTGGTGAAGCATTCTTCGCCGTGGGTTTTGCCGCAGGGTTCATGTATTTGCTCCGTACGGTTGATTTCAGTGGTAAAGACAAGTCTTCAAGACGGCAAAGAGGATGGGTTGAATTCACCCTGGTTACGATCGTCGTCGTTATCGGATTTATCGGGACGGTATTTGCCTTTCGTGCAGCTGGTTACGAGGCAGTTTTTGTACAGAAAACGGTCAGCATTGACACAGAGGTACAGGAAAATAGTACAATAGAGAAAGTGAATTATCGCATGCCTCCGATTTTTGCACCATATAATAGCGAAGTGGAGAGCATGACACCGTTTCTTGGCATGAAAAAACCTTTACTTGAGACGCCTTCCTGGATGAACGGCGTAAATGCCGGGCGCAAGCTGAATACGGTGGTTTGGTCACTTATTGTAGGTTTGATCCTATATGGAATTGTACGACTTCTTGTACGCAGACCACTTGGACAAGCGTTACAGCCAATGATGGATGGAATTGATGCCGATGATCTGGATGAGATAAGTTATCGTGCGATTGCCATCGGTTTTCCGATATTTACGCTGGGAGCATTAATCTTTGCCATGATCTGGGCTCAGATTGCCTGGAGTCGTTTTTGGGGCTGGGACCCCAAAGAGGTGTGGGCATTGATCACATGGCTATATTATAGTGTGTATCTGCATTTGCGTTTATCCAGAGGTTGGCAAGGTCAGAAGTCTGCATGGCTTGCAGTTCTTGGCTTCCTAGTCGTCATGTTTACGCTAGTTGGGGTGAATCTGATCATTGCTGGATTACATTCTTACGCTGGTGCGGACTAG